A single genomic interval of Panthera uncia isolate 11264 chromosome A1 unlocalized genomic scaffold, Puncia_PCG_1.0 HiC_scaffold_17, whole genome shotgun sequence harbors:
- the LOC125934787 gene encoding olfactory receptor 2V2-like — translation MEIWLNQSSTDDFILLGIFSHSPTDLVLFSVVMVVFTVALCGNVLLLFLIYGDPQLHTPMYFFLGQLSLMDLILVCTNVPKMVVNFLTGGKSISFVGCGIQIGLFVCLVGSEGFLLGFMAYDRYVAISHPLHYPVLMSQRVCLQIVGSSWAFGIIDGVIQMVVVMTFPYCGLREVNHFFCEMLSLLKLACIDTSIFENVIYACCVFMLFLPFSITVASYAFILRAVLLMRYAQAGKKALATCSSHLTAVSLFYGAAMFIYLRPRRYRVPSHDKMVSIFYTVLTPMLNPVIYSLRNRDVMRALRKGLDHCRISSQH, via the coding sequence ATGGAGATATGGTTGAATCAATCATCCACAGATGACTTCATCCTCTTGGGCATTTTTTCTCACAGTCCAACTGACCTTGTCCTCTTCTCTGTTGTTATGGTGGTCTTCACAGTGGCCCTCTGTGGTaatgtcctcctcctcttcctcatctatGGAGATCCTCAACTTCACacacccatgtacttcttcctcggTCAGCTCTCCCTCATGGACCTCATATTGGTCTGTACCAATGTGCCGAAGATGGTGGTCAATTTCCTGACTGGCGGGAAGTCCATCTCCTTTGTGGGTTGTGGCATACAAATTGGCCTCTTTGTGTGTCTTGTGGGATCTGAAGGGTTCTTGCTGGGATTCATGGCTTATGACCGCTATGTAGCCATTAGCCACCCACTTCACTATCCTGTCCTCATGAGTCAGAGGGTCTGTCTTCAAATTGTTGGGAGCTCCTGGGCCTTTGGGATAATAGATGGTGTGATACAGATGGTGGTAGTAATGACTTTCCCATACTGTGGCTTGAGAGAAGTGAACCACTTCTTTTGTGAGATGCTTTCCTTGTTGAAACTAGCCTGTATAGACACATCCATTTTTGAGAACGTGATATATGCTTGCTGTGTCTTCATGCTGTTTCTTCCCTTCTCAATCACCGTGGCCTCCTATGCTTTCATCCTGAGGGCTGTGCTCCTCATGCGCTATGCTCAGGCAGGCAAGAAGGCTCTGGCCACCTGTTCCTCTCACCTAACAGCTGTCTCCCTCTTCTATGGGGCAGCCATGTTCATCTACCTGAGGCCTCGGCGCTACCGGGTGCCTAGTCATGACAAGATGGTCTCTATTTTCTACACAGTCCTTACTCCTATGCTCAACCCCGTCATTTATAGCTTGAGAAACCGCGATGTGATGAGGGCCCTAAGGAAGGGGCTGGACCATTGCAGGATTAGCAGCCAGCACTGA